The Paraburkholderia sp. SOS3 genome includes a region encoding these proteins:
- the pbpG gene encoding D-alanyl-D-alanine endopeptidase translates to MKTDMFSSLKVMHGAALTTALSVAASMVIAAASALPVDAFAASTTASAKSEKSAKATKKSKKPAQPAAKVSSRESAKGAKVAAAKRGGEGDAPRAVSKKKRVSYTMNGRHHSVVRRVAFEPRSPTAGQAFGLHESPEGVALRSTVAYVVDQNSSEPLFDKNSRAVVPIASITKLMTAMVVLDSKEPMTEQIEVTDEDRDYEKNTGSRLSVGSVLSREDMLHIALMASENRAAAALSRYYPGGRPAFMAAMNAKAKQLGMVDTHFENPTGLTSQNVSTARDLVKMVNAAYQYPLIRRFSTDRSYEVYTGKRTLAYNSTNALIRNPSWDIGLQKTGFINEAGECLVMQATIDNRPMIMVLLDSAGKYSRFADATRLRTWIDNGGEQRVTSADANGAGT, encoded by the coding sequence ATGAAAACCGACATGTTTTCGTCACTGAAAGTGATGCACGGCGCGGCGCTGACTACTGCGCTGTCGGTGGCCGCGTCGATGGTTATCGCAGCGGCATCGGCATTGCCGGTCGACGCCTTTGCTGCGTCGACCACCGCGTCGGCGAAGTCCGAGAAGTCCGCAAAAGCCACGAAGAAATCGAAGAAGCCGGCACAGCCGGCCGCGAAGGTTTCGAGCCGCGAATCGGCGAAGGGCGCCAAAGTCGCCGCCGCGAAGCGCGGCGGCGAGGGCGACGCGCCGCGCGCTGTCTCGAAGAAAAAGCGCGTGAGCTACACGATGAACGGCCGTCATCACTCGGTGGTCCGCCGCGTCGCATTCGAACCGCGCTCGCCGACGGCGGGTCAGGCGTTCGGCCTGCATGAATCGCCCGAAGGCGTCGCGTTGCGCTCGACGGTCGCGTATGTGGTCGACCAGAACTCGTCCGAGCCGCTCTTCGACAAGAACTCGCGCGCGGTCGTGCCGATCGCGTCGATCACGAAGCTGATGACCGCGATGGTCGTGCTCGATTCGAAAGAGCCGATGACCGAACAGATCGAAGTCACCGACGAAGATCGCGATTACGAGAAGAACACGGGCTCGCGCCTGTCCGTGGGTTCGGTGCTGTCGCGTGAGGACATGCTGCATATCGCGCTGATGGCGTCGGAAAACCGCGCGGCTGCCGCGTTGTCGCGCTACTACCCGGGCGGCCGTCCCGCGTTCATGGCGGCGATGAATGCGAAGGCGAAGCAGCTCGGCATGGTCGATACGCACTTCGAAAATCCGACCGGGCTCACGAGCCAGAACGTGTCGACTGCGCGCGATCTCGTGAAGATGGTCAATGCCGCGTATCAGTACCCGTTGATCCGCCGCTTCTCGACCGACCGCAGCTACGAGGTCTATACGGGCAAGCGCACGCTCGCGTACAACAGCACGAACGCGCTCATACGCAACCCGTCGTGGGATATCGGTTTGCAGAAGACGGGCTTTATCAACGAAGCGGGTGAATGCCTCGTGATGCAGGCGACGATCGACAATCGCCCGATGATCATGGTGTTGCTCGACTCGGCCGGCAAGTATTCGCGCTTTGCCGATGCGACGCGTTTGCGCACGTGGATCGACAACGGCGGCGAGCAGCGCGTGACGAGCGCGGATGCAAACGGCGCAGGGACCTGA
- the aceF gene encoding dihydrolipoyllysine-residue acetyltransferase has translation MSQAIEVKVPDIGDYKDVPVIEVLVKAGDTVEKEQSLVTLESDKATMDVPSPVSGVVKEIKVKVGDNVSEGTLIVVVDGEGAGAAPSKAPAQAQANGAAAPAAQAAAAAAAPAAAPAAAPAAASGGGVQEVKVPDIGDYKDVPVIEIAVKVGDRVEKEQSLITLESDKATMDVPSPAAGVVKEVKVKVGDNVSEGTVIVLIEGAGGAAPAPAAAAPQKPVEAPSDAPQKPAAAPAAAQPSALAQAPVIPAGEGGAYRPSHASPSVRKFARELGVDVARVQGTGPKGRVTQDDVTAFVKGVMTGERAAPAAAAGAPAGGGELNLLPWPKIDFTKFGPIDPKPLSRIKKISGANLHRNWVMIPHVTNNDEADITELEALRVQLNKENEKAGVKFTMLAFVIKAVVAALKKFPTFNTSLDGDNLVYKQYFHIGFAADTPNGLVVPVIRDADKKGLVDIAKEMTELSKLARDGKLKPEQMQGGSFSISSLGGIGGTHFTPIINAPEVAILGLSRSFMKPVWDGKQFVPRLTLPLSLSYDHRVIDGAEAARFNAYLSSILGDFRRVIL, from the coding sequence ATGAGCCAAGCGATCGAAGTCAAGGTGCCGGACATCGGCGATTACAAGGACGTTCCTGTAATCGAGGTGCTGGTGAAGGCGGGTGATACCGTCGAGAAAGAGCAGTCGTTGGTGACGCTGGAATCCGACAAGGCGACGATGGATGTGCCGAGTCCGGTGTCCGGCGTCGTCAAGGAAATCAAGGTCAAGGTCGGCGATAACGTATCGGAAGGTACGCTGATCGTCGTGGTCGACGGTGAAGGCGCGGGCGCTGCGCCGTCGAAGGCTCCTGCGCAAGCTCAGGCTAACGGCGCGGCCGCGCCTGCTGCGCAAGCCGCTGCTGCGGCTGCCGCACCCGCCGCTGCGCCTGCTGCTGCACCGGCCGCTGCAAGCGGTGGCGGCGTGCAGGAAGTGAAGGTGCCCGATATCGGCGACTACAAGGATGTGCCGGTCATCGAAATTGCCGTCAAGGTCGGCGATCGCGTCGAGAAGGAACAGTCGCTGATCACGCTGGAATCGGACAAGGCGACGATGGATGTGCCGAGCCCCGCTGCCGGTGTCGTCAAGGAAGTCAAGGTCAAGGTCGGCGATAACGTGTCCGAAGGCACGGTCATCGTGCTGATCGAAGGCGCTGGCGGGGCGGCTCCTGCGCCTGCTGCCGCCGCGCCGCAGAAACCGGTCGAAGCGCCGTCCGACGCGCCGCAAAAGCCGGCCGCCGCACCTGCTGCCGCGCAGCCGTCCGCGCTGGCGCAGGCGCCGGTGATTCCGGCCGGCGAGGGCGGTGCGTACCGGCCGAGCCATGCGTCGCCGTCGGTGCGCAAATTCGCGCGAGAACTCGGCGTCGACGTCGCGCGCGTGCAGGGCACCGGCCCCAAAGGGCGCGTCACGCAGGATGACGTGACCGCGTTCGTGAAGGGCGTGATGACGGGCGAGCGCGCCGCGCCGGCTGCTGCCGCCGGCGCACCGGCAGGCGGCGGTGAGCTGAACCTGCTGCCGTGGCCGAAGATCGATTTCACGAAGTTCGGCCCGATCGACCCGAAGCCGCTGTCGCGCATCAAGAAGATTTCGGGCGCGAACCTGCATCGCAACTGGGTCATGATTCCGCACGTCACGAACAACGACGAAGCGGATATTACGGAGCTCGAAGCGTTGCGCGTGCAACTGAACAAGGAAAACGAAAAGGCGGGCGTGAAGTTCACGATGCTCGCGTTCGTGATCAAGGCAGTCGTCGCCGCGCTGAAGAAATTCCCGACCTTCAATACGAGCCTCGACGGCGACAACCTCGTCTACAAGCAGTATTTCCATATCGGCTTTGCGGCCGATACGCCGAACGGTCTCGTCGTGCCGGTGATCCGCGATGCGGACAAGAAGGGTCTTGTCGATATCGCGAAGGAAATGACGGAACTGTCGAAGCTCGCGCGCGACGGCAAGCTCAAGCCCGAGCAGATGCAGGGCGGCTCGTTCTCGATTTCGTCGCTGGGCGGCATCGGCGGCACGCATTTCACGCCGATCATCAACGCACCCGAAGTCGCGATTCTCGGTTTGTCGCGCAGCTTCATGAAGCCGGTGTGGGACGGCAAGCAGTTCGTGCCGCGTCTGACGCTGCCGCTGTCGCTGTCGTACGACCATCGCGTGATCGACGGCGCGGAAGCGGCGCGCTTTAACGCGTATCTGAGTTCGATCCTCGGCGACTTCCGGCGGGTCATTCTTTGA
- a CDS encoding phasin family protein, whose translation MTLLTPEQFAAAQKANLETLFGLTNKAFEGVEKLVELNLQVVKSTLAENQENAQRALSVKDAQELLALQASLTQPVAEKVLSYGRHLYEIASATQAEFARVAEAQYEEQNRKVQALVDNVAKNAPAGSETAVAVIKSAITAANTTYETVHKATKQAVEIAESNFNAAATAASKAASQAAAQVSRQASATKKAAAA comes from the coding sequence ATGACTCTGCTGACCCCTGAGCAATTCGCTGCAGCCCAGAAAGCCAATCTCGAAACCCTCTTCGGCCTCACGAACAAGGCATTCGAAGGCGTCGAGAAGCTGGTCGAACTGAACCTGCAAGTCGTCAAGTCGACGCTTGCGGAAAATCAGGAAAATGCACAGCGCGCGCTGTCGGTGAAGGACGCGCAAGAACTGCTCGCGCTGCAAGCAAGCCTCACGCAGCCGGTCGCCGAAAAGGTGCTGTCGTACGGCCGTCATCTGTATGAAATCGCATCGGCTACGCAGGCCGAGTTCGCCCGCGTCGCTGAAGCGCAATACGAAGAGCAGAACCGCAAGGTGCAGGCACTCGTCGACAACGTTGCGAAGAACGCGCCGGCCGGTTCGGAAACTGCCGTCGCCGTGATCAAGTCGGCAATCACTGCCGCGAACACGACGTACGAAACGGTCCACAAGGCCACGAAGCAAGCGGTCGAAATCGCGGAAAGCAACTTCAATGCGGCCGCTACCGCTGCATCGAAGGCCGCTTCGCAAGCTGCCGCGCAAGTGTCGCGTCAGGCTTCGGCGACGAAGAAGGCAGCTGCTGCTTAA
- the lpdA gene encoding dihydrolipoyl dehydrogenase — MSLVEVKVPDIGDFKDVDVIEVNIKPGDVIEKEQALMTLESDKASIEVPSDTAGTVKEVRVKAGDKVSEGTVIATVETSGEAAPAKEEAKPAKESAKEPAKAAAPAAAAQPAAQPAAQSAPKQPAAAPQAGSFSGTADIECDMVVLGSGPGGYSAAFRAADLGMKTVLVERYATLGGVCLNVGCIPSKALLHTALVIDEAAALGAHGITFAKPQVDLDKLREFKSGVVKKLTGGLGGMAKARKVEVVTGVGAFVDPHHMEVQTEGGKKVVKFKNAIIAAGSQAVKLPFIPGDPRVIDSTGALELRQIPQRMLVIGGGIIGLEMATVYSTLGAQIDVVEMLDGLMMGADRDLVKVWEKFNSKRFANVMLKTKTTAAEAKQDGIYVTFEGEKAPAEPQRYDLVLVAVGRSPNGKKIGADKAGVAVTDRGFIEVDKQMRTNVPHIYAIGDIVGQPMLAHKAVHEGHVAAEAAHGEKAYFDALQIPSVAYTDPEVAWAGKTEDQCKAEGIKYGKAVFPWAASGRAIANGRDEGFTKLIFDEQTHRVIGGGIVGLNAGDLISEVCLAVEMGADATDIGKTIHPHPTLGESIGMAAELYEGVCTDLPPQRKK, encoded by the coding sequence ATGAGTCTCGTCGAAGTTAAGGTGCCGGACATCGGCGATTTCAAGGACGTCGATGTCATTGAAGTCAATATCAAGCCGGGCGACGTCATCGAAAAAGAACAGGCGCTGATGACGCTCGAGTCCGACAAGGCATCGATCGAGGTGCCGAGCGACACCGCGGGCACCGTCAAGGAAGTACGCGTGAAGGCGGGCGACAAGGTGTCGGAAGGCACGGTGATCGCGACCGTCGAAACGTCGGGCGAAGCGGCACCCGCAAAAGAAGAAGCCAAGCCTGCGAAGGAATCCGCGAAAGAGCCTGCCAAAGCGGCGGCGCCTGCCGCCGCGGCACAACCGGCCGCGCAGCCCGCGGCGCAATCGGCCCCGAAACAACCGGCGGCGGCTCCGCAAGCGGGCAGCTTCTCCGGCACGGCCGATATCGAATGCGATATGGTCGTGCTCGGCTCGGGCCCCGGCGGTTACTCCGCTGCGTTCCGCGCGGCCGATCTCGGCATGAAAACCGTGCTCGTCGAGCGTTACGCGACGCTTGGCGGCGTCTGTCTGAACGTCGGCTGCATTCCGTCGAAGGCGCTGCTGCATACCGCGCTCGTGATCGACGAGGCCGCGGCGCTCGGCGCACATGGCATCACGTTCGCGAAGCCGCAAGTCGATCTCGACAAGCTGCGCGAGTTCAAATCGGGCGTCGTCAAGAAGCTGACCGGCGGTCTCGGCGGCATGGCGAAGGCGCGCAAGGTCGAAGTGGTGACGGGCGTCGGCGCCTTCGTCGATCCGCATCATATGGAAGTGCAGACCGAAGGCGGCAAGAAGGTCGTCAAGTTCAAGAACGCGATTATTGCGGCCGGTTCGCAGGCCGTGAAGCTGCCGTTCATTCCCGGAGATCCGCGCGTCATCGATTCGACCGGCGCACTCGAACTGCGCCAGATTCCGCAACGCATGCTCGTGATCGGCGGCGGTATTATCGGCCTCGAAATGGCGACCGTGTATTCGACGCTCGGCGCGCAGATCGATGTCGTCGAAATGCTCGACGGTCTCATGATGGGCGCGGACCGCGATCTCGTGAAGGTGTGGGAGAAGTTCAACAGCAAGCGTTTCGCAAACGTGATGCTGAAGACGAAAACCACCGCGGCCGAGGCGAAACAGGACGGCATCTACGTGACGTTCGAAGGCGAGAAGGCGCCGGCCGAGCCGCAGCGTTACGACCTCGTGCTCGTCGCGGTCGGCCGCAGCCCGAACGGCAAGAAGATCGGCGCCGACAAGGCTGGCGTTGCGGTAACGGATCGCGGCTTTATTGAGGTCGACAAGCAGATGCGCACGAATGTGCCGCACATCTACGCGATCGGCGACATCGTCGGTCAGCCGATGCTCGCGCACAAGGCGGTGCATGAAGGTCACGTGGCGGCCGAAGCCGCGCACGGCGAAAAGGCCTACTTCGACGCGTTGCAGATTCCGTCGGTCGCCTATACGGACCCGGAAGTCGCATGGGCCGGCAAGACCGAAGACCAGTGCAAGGCCGAAGGCATCAAGTACGGCAAGGCCGTGTTCCCGTGGGCGGCGTCGGGCCGCGCGATCGCCAATGGCCGCGACGAAGGCTTTACGAAGCTGATCTTCGACGAGCAAACGCATCGTGTGATCGGCGGCGGTATCGTCGGTCTGAATGCAGGCGACCTGATCAGCGAAGTGTGTCTCGCCGTCGAGATGGGTGCCGACGCAACCGATATCGGCAAGACGATTCATCCGCACCCGACGCTCGGCGAGTCGATCGGTATGGCGGCCGAGTTGTACGAAGGCGTTTGCACGGATTTGCCGCCGCAGCGCAAGAAGTAA
- the aceE gene encoding pyruvate dehydrogenase (acetyl-transferring), homodimeric type → MSAVPDEVLKYVAASQDDNDPQETAEWLEALDGVISAVGPNRAHYLIEKQIEFARVHGEHLPFSANTPYINTIPVANQAKIPGDQDIEHRIRSYTRWNAMAMVLRAGKDTNVGGHIASFASAATLYDVGFNHFWHAPSADHGGDLVFVQGHSSPGVYARAFLLGRLSEKQVDNFRQEVGGEGISSYPHPWLMPDFWQFPTVSMGLGPIMAIYQARFMKYLQARGIAKTEGRKVWAFLGDGETDEPESLGAIGMAGRERLDNLVFVINCNLQRLDGPVRGNGKIIQELESEFRGAGWNVIKVVWGSRWDALFARDKSGALMRRMMEVVDGEYQTYKSESGAFVREHFFNTPELKALVADWSDDDIWNLNRGGHDPHKIFAAYKAATEAKNQPTVILAKTIKGYGMGEAGQAMNITHQQKKMQVEALKQFRDQFRLPIPDEEIAHIPYLTFEEGSKELEYMRARRQELGGYLPARRQKAESLPVPELSVFEPLLKGTGEGREISTTMAFVRILNILLKDKTLGKRVVPIVPDESRTFGMEGLFRQIGIWNQDGQKYVPEDSDQLMFYKESETGQILQEGINEAGGMSDWIAAATSYSTHNEIMIPFYIYYSMFGFQRIGDLAWAAGDMRSRGFLLGGTAGRTTLNGEGLQHEDGHSLLWASSIPNCISYDPTFGYELAVIIQDGLRRMVQEQEDVFYYLTVMNENYEHPAIPQGDAVASDIIKGMYAFRKADGDAASGKNAPRVQLMGAGTIFNEVIAAADLLKNDWGVAADLWSVPSFTELAREGHEVQRWNLLHPTEEKKLSHVEKLLKDAKGPVIASTDYVRALSEQIRAFVPQRYVVLGTDGFGRSDTREQLRHFFEVDRYWVTVAALNALADEGTIERKVVADALKKYNLDPSKPNPMTV, encoded by the coding sequence ATGTCCGCTGTACCCGATGAAGTACTGAAATATGTTGCTGCCTCGCAGGACGACAACGATCCGCAAGAAACGGCTGAATGGCTCGAAGCGCTCGATGGCGTGATTTCTGCTGTGGGCCCGAACCGTGCTCACTATTTGATCGAAAAGCAGATCGAATTCGCGCGCGTGCACGGCGAACATCTGCCGTTTTCGGCCAACACCCCCTACATCAACACGATCCCGGTTGCGAATCAGGCGAAGATTCCCGGCGACCAGGACATCGAACACCGGATCCGCTCGTACACGCGCTGGAACGCGATGGCGATGGTGCTGCGCGCGGGCAAGGACACCAACGTCGGCGGCCATATCGCTTCATTCGCCTCGGCGGCCACGCTGTACGACGTCGGCTTCAACCATTTCTGGCATGCGCCGTCCGCCGATCACGGCGGCGACCTCGTGTTCGTGCAAGGCCATTCGTCGCCGGGCGTCTATGCGCGCGCGTTCCTGCTGGGCCGGCTATCGGAGAAGCAGGTCGACAACTTCCGCCAGGAAGTAGGCGGCGAGGGCATCTCGTCGTATCCGCACCCGTGGCTGATGCCGGACTTCTGGCAATTCCCGACCGTGTCGATGGGCCTCGGTCCGATCATGGCGATCTATCAGGCGCGCTTCATGAAGTACCTGCAGGCGCGCGGCATCGCGAAGACCGAAGGCCGCAAGGTCTGGGCGTTCCTCGGCGACGGCGAAACCGATGAGCCGGAATCGCTCGGCGCAATCGGCATGGCCGGCCGCGAGCGGCTCGACAACCTCGTATTCGTGATCAACTGCAATCTGCAGCGTTTGGACGGCCCGGTGCGCGGCAATGGCAAGATCATCCAGGAACTCGAAAGCGAATTCCGCGGCGCGGGCTGGAACGTGATCAAGGTCGTCTGGGGCAGCCGTTGGGATGCGCTGTTCGCACGCGACAAGTCGGGCGCGCTGATGCGCCGGATGATGGAAGTCGTCGACGGCGAATATCAGACGTATAAGTCGGAGTCGGGCGCCTTCGTGCGCGAGCACTTCTTCAACACGCCGGAACTGAAGGCGCTCGTCGCGGACTGGTCCGACGACGACATCTGGAATCTGAACCGCGGCGGCCACGACCCGCACAAGATCTTCGCGGCCTACAAGGCGGCGACCGAGGCGAAGAACCAGCCGACCGTGATCCTCGCGAAGACGATCAAGGGCTACGGGATGGGCGAAGCCGGCCAGGCGATGAACATCACGCACCAGCAGAAGAAGATGCAGGTGGAAGCGCTGAAGCAGTTCCGCGACCAGTTCCGCCTGCCGATCCCGGACGAAGAGATCGCGCACATTCCGTATCTGACGTTCGAAGAAGGCTCGAAGGAACTCGAGTACATGCGCGCGCGCCGCCAGGAGCTCGGCGGTTATCTGCCGGCGCGCCGCCAGAAGGCGGAGTCGCTGCCGGTGCCGGAACTGTCGGTGTTCGAGCCGCTGCTGAAGGGCACCGGCGAAGGCCGCGAGATCTCGACGACGATGGCGTTCGTGCGGATCCTGAACATCCTGCTGAAGGACAAGACGCTCGGCAAGCGCGTCGTGCCGATCGTGCCGGACGAGTCGCGCACCTTCGGCATGGAGGGTCTGTTCCGCCAGATCGGCATCTGGAATCAGGACGGTCAGAAGTATGTGCCGGAAGACTCCGACCAGCTGATGTTCTACAAGGAATCGGAAACCGGCCAGATCCTGCAGGAAGGGATCAACGAAGCAGGCGGCATGTCGGACTGGATCGCGGCGGCGACGTCGTACTCGACGCACAACGAGATCATGATCCCGTTCTACATCTACTATTCGATGTTCGGCTTCCAGCGCATCGGCGATCTCGCATGGGCCGCCGGCGACATGCGCTCGCGCGGTTTCCTGCTCGGCGGCACGGCGGGCCGCACGACGCTGAACGGCGAAGGTCTGCAACACGAAGACGGGCACTCGCTGCTGTGGGCGTCGTCGATTCCGAACTGCATCAGCTACGATCCGACCTTCGGCTACGAGCTCGCGGTGATCATTCAGGACGGCCTGCGCCGGATGGTGCAGGAGCAGGAGGACGTGTTCTATTACCTGACGGTGATGAACGAGAACTACGAGCATCCTGCGATTCCGCAGGGTGACGCCGTGGCGTCGGACATCATCAAGGGCATGTACGCGTTCCGCAAGGCCGACGGTGACGCCGCATCGGGCAAGAATGCGCCGCGCGTGCAACTGATGGGCGCGGGCACGATCTTCAACGAAGTGATCGCCGCCGCCGACCTGCTGAAGAACGACTGGGGCGTCGCGGCCGACCTGTGGAGCGTGCCGAGCTTCACAGAACTCGCGCGCGAAGGCCATGAAGTGCAGCGCTGGAACCTGCTGCATCCGACCGAAGAGAAGAAGCTCTCGCACGTCGAGAAGCTGCTCAAGGATGCGAAGGGCCCGGTGATCGCATCGACCGATTACGTGCGCGCGCTGAGCGAGCAGATCCGCGCCTTCGTACCGCAACGCTACGTCGTGCTCGGCACCGACGGCTTCGGCCGTTCGGACACGCGCGAGCAACTGCGCCACTTCTTCGAAGTCGACCGCTACTGGGTGACCGTGGCCGCGCTGAATGCGCTTGCCGATGAGGGTACGATTGAGCGCAAGGTCGTGGCCGACGCGCTGAAGAAGTACAACCTCGACCCGTCCAAACCCAATCCGATGACCGTCTAA
- the fixL gene encoding oxygen sensor histidine kinase FixL: protein MLTDRLFARSARPSGSPADTSPSRWHHGPWWSNSYLLTPLLSILVFLVVMSLILWSLNRREQQQQEDTLYRNVAWAQQQIRLSMTGAQEQIQALARDLVTGRADPHSFQVSTADIMQGHPEILYMNWYTSESQPRWPNTPLPVLGQRLAKPNEQQMDEAVKAAFNEARTTRRQVYSPLLYDDLGNGYITLQTPVYRDREFLGSIAAVFSVEGMLKRDIPPELSAKYKISIIDVNNRELATTSTRPRLPRDAYYDLPLDPPGQGISVRVYAYPQMTNFTNNTLVWLVAGLSCFVLWSLWSLWKHTRQRFEAQQALYAEAFFRRAMENSVLIGMRVLDMHGRITHVNPAFCRMTGWDEIDLVGKTAPFPYWPRDSYPEMQRQLDMTLRGKAPSSGFELRVRRKDGSLFHARLYVSPLIDSSGRQTGWMSSMTDITEPKRAREELAAAHERFTTVLESLDAAVSVLAADEAELLFANRYYRHLFGIRPDGHLELAGGGGFDSSQASSDSIDMVDTYAGLPAAALTESTADAQEVYVQGIQKWFEVRRQYIQWVDGHLAQMQIATDITTRKQAQELARQQDEKLQFTSRLMTMGEMASSLAHELNQPLAAINNYCSGAVALVKSGRTTPDNLLPVLEKTAQQAVRAGMIIKRIREFVKRSEPKRQATRVADIVADAVGLAELEARKRRIRIVTDIRSRLPVIYVDPVLIEQVLVNLLKNGAEAMHDARPDAVDPVIRVIARLEAGNVCISVVDQGPGVDEATAEHLFEPFYSTKSDGMGMGLNICRSIIESHRGRLWVVNNVEADGHITGATFHCSLPIGEPDGPSNGGREAPTPQTVTGEL from the coding sequence ATGTTGACCGATCGGCTTTTCGCACGCTCGGCGCGGCCGTCCGGTTCGCCGGCGGATACGTCGCCGTCCCGCTGGCACCACGGACCGTGGTGGTCGAATTCCTATTTGCTGACGCCGCTGCTGTCGATCCTCGTGTTCCTCGTGGTGATGAGCCTCATTTTGTGGAGTCTCAACCGGCGCGAGCAGCAGCAGCAGGAAGACACGCTGTACCGCAACGTGGCGTGGGCACAGCAGCAGATCCGCCTGTCGATGACGGGCGCGCAGGAGCAGATTCAGGCGCTCGCGCGCGACCTCGTCACGGGTCGCGCGGACCCGCACTCGTTCCAGGTTTCCACCGCCGACATCATGCAGGGGCATCCCGAGATCCTCTACATGAACTGGTACACGTCCGAATCGCAGCCGCGCTGGCCCAACACGCCGCTGCCGGTGCTCGGCCAGCGCCTCGCCAAACCGAACGAGCAGCAGATGGACGAGGCCGTCAAAGCCGCGTTCAACGAAGCACGCACGACGCGCCGCCAGGTGTATTCGCCGCTGCTCTACGACGATCTCGGCAATGGCTATATCACGCTGCAGACGCCTGTTTACCGCGACCGCGAGTTTCTCGGCAGCATCGCCGCGGTGTTCTCGGTCGAAGGCATGTTGAAGCGCGACATCCCGCCCGAGCTGTCCGCGAAGTACAAGATCTCGATCATCGACGTCAACAACCGCGAGCTCGCCACGACCTCGACGCGCCCGCGCCTGCCGCGCGACGCGTACTACGATCTGCCGCTCGATCCGCCGGGCCAGGGTATCTCGGTGCGCGTCTACGCGTACCCGCAGATGACGAACTTCACGAACAACACGCTCGTGTGGCTCGTCGCGGGCCTGTCGTGCTTCGTGTTGTGGAGCCTGTGGAGCTTGTGGAAACACACGCGGCAGCGCTTCGAGGCGCAACAGGCGCTCTACGCGGAAGCGTTCTTCCGGCGCGCGATGGAAAACTCGGTGCTGATCGGCATGCGCGTGCTCGATATGCACGGCCGCATCACGCACGTGAATCCGGCGTTCTGCCGGATGACAGGCTGGGACGAGATCGATCTGGTCGGCAAGACCGCGCCATTCCCGTACTGGCCGCGCGATTCGTATCCGGAGATGCAGCGCCAGCTCGACATGACCTTGCGCGGCAAGGCGCCGTCGTCGGGTTTCGAATTGCGCGTGCGGCGCAAGGACGGATCGCTGTTTCATGCACGGCTGTACGTCTCGCCGCTGATCGACAGCTCCGGGCGGCAGACCGGCTGGATGTCGTCGATGACCGACATCACCGAACCGAAGCGCGCGCGCGAGGAACTGGCCGCCGCGCACGAACGCTTCACGACGGTGCTCGAAAGCCTCGATGCCGCGGTGTCCGTGCTCGCCGCCGACGAAGCCGAACTGCTGTTCGCGAACCGCTATTACCGGCACCTGTTCGGCATTCGCCCCGACGGTCACCTCGAGCTGGCCGGCGGCGGCGGTTTCGACAGTTCGCAGGCGTCGTCCGATTCGATCGATATGGTAGACACCTACGCGGGGCTGCCCGCCGCCGCGCTGACCGAAAGCACGGCCGATGCGCAGGAAGTGTATGTGCAGGGCATACAGAAGTGGTTCGAAGTGCGGCGCCAGTATATTCAGTGGGTCGACGGCCACCTTGCGCAGATGCAGATCGCCACCGACATCACCACGCGCAAGCAGGCGCAGGAACTCGCGCGCCAGCAGGACGAGAAACTGCAGTTCACGAGCCGCCTGATGACGATGGGCGAAATGGCATCGTCGCTCGCGCACGAGTTGAACCAGCCGCTCGCCGCGATCAACAACTATTGCTCTGGCGCGGTTGCGCTGGTTAAATCGGGGCGGACAACTCCCGACAATCTGCTGCCGGTGCTCGAAAAGACGGCGCAGCAGGCCGTACGGGCCGGCATGATCATCAAGCGGATCCGTGAATTCGTGAAACGCAGCGAACCGAAGCGCCAGGCGACCCGCGTCGCCGATATCGTCGCGGATGCGGTCGGGCTGGCCGAACTCGAGGCACGCAAGCGCCGCATTCGCATCGTTACCGATATCCGCTCGCGACTGCCTGTCATCTATGTCGATCCGGTGCTGATCGAGCAGGTGCTCGTGAACCTGCTGAAGAACGGCGCCGAAGCGATGCACGATGCGCGGCCCGATGCCGTCGATCCCGTGATTCGCGTGATCGCGCGGCTCGAGGCGGGCAATGTGTGCATCAGCGTCGTCGACCAGGGTCCCGGCGTCGACGAAGCGACCGCCGAGCATCTGTTCGAACCGTTTTACAGCACGAAGTCGGACGGCATGGGCATGGGCCTCAATATCTGCCGCTCGATTATCGAGTCTCACCGCGGCCGCCTGTGGGTGGTGAACAACGTCGAAGCGGACGGCCACATCACCGGTGCCACTTTCCACTGCAGTCTGCCCATCGGCGAACCCGACGGCCCGAGCAACGGCGGGCGCGAGGCGCCGACACCACAAACCGTTACGGGAGAGCTATGA